Within Kutzneria chonburiensis, the genomic segment AGCGGCTCCCACACGGCCACGAACGCGTCCGGCTCCCGGACCAGCCGCTCCAGCGCGGCGACGAGCCGCACCGCCGGGTGGCAGCCGTCGACCCGGAGGTTGATCTCGTGCACCTCGTGGATCCACTCGGCGGCCTGGTTCTGATCACTCTCCAGCCCGGACGTGACGAAGCCGGTGGCCAGCGCGTAGACCGCGGCCCGGATCCGGTCGGGCACCTCGCCGGGCACGGCGGCGGCCGCCACGATCAGCTCGTTGCCCTCGTTCTTGTGCCCGCCGAGCCACCAGTACCAGCCGCCGGCCGCGGCCAGCCGCATCGCCCCGGTCGCATCGCCGGCCGCGAGCGCGCCGCGCATCGCCGCGACGATGTTGTCGTGCTCGACCTCGAGCTCGGCCAGCCATTCCAGCTGCTCGGCGCCGCGAAGACGCGGGTCGGCGGTCTCGGCGAGGTCGGTGAAGTACGTGAGATGGGCCCGACGGGCCAGTTCCGACTCACCGGCCTCCGAGAGGCGTTCCTGGGCGTACTCCTTGATGGTGCCGAGCAGCCGGTAGCGCGTCGCCGTGTCGCCTTCGGCGACGACCAGCGATTTCTCGGTCAAAGCGGTCAGCAGATCGAGCACGTCCCCCGCGCAGACCCGCTCGGCGGCTTCCTGGCTGGCGCCGCCGGCGAACACCGACAGCCGCCGCAGCGCCGACCTTTCGTCGTCGGTGAGCAGCTCCCAGCTCCAGTCGACCATCGCACGCAGCGTCCGGTGCCGGGGGAGCGCCGTGCGGCTGCCGCCGGTCAACAGCCGGAACCGGTCGTCGAGCCGGTGGGCCAGCTGATCGACGGACATCGTGCGCAGCCGGGCCGCGGCGAGCTCGATCGCCAGCGGCATGCCGTCCAGCGCCCGGCAGATGCGGGCCAGCGTGGACGACGTGCCGGCGTCGGTCCCGAGGTCCTTGCGCACCGCGCCGGCCCGGTCCCGCAGCAGCCGTACGGCCGGCGACGACTCGATCTTCTCGGGATCGGCGTCCTCGGCCGGCAGGACCAGCGGCGCGACCGGCCACAGCGTCTCGCCGGTGATGCCGAGCGGTTCCCGGCTGGTGGCGAGGATGCGCAGCCGCCGGCACTCGCCGAGCACCCGGTGGGCGAAGGCCGCGGCGGACTCGATCACGTGCTCGCAGTTGTCCAGCACCAGCACCATCGCCCGGTCGCGGAGCGCCGCCACGACCCGGTCGGTCGGCTCCGCGTCCGGCGCGTCGCCGAGCAGCGAGTCCCGCAGCTTGAGCGCGGCGAGCGTCGCCTGCGCGACGTCGCTGCCCGCGCCGATGGGCGCCAGCTCGACCAGCCAGACCCCGTCCGCCTGGTCGTCGAGCAGCGTGCGCGCGGTTTCCGTGGCCAGCCTGGTCTTGCCCGAGCCACCCGGCCCGATCAGCGTGGTGAGCCGGTGGTCGGCGACGAGCTCGCGGACCGCGGCGACGTCGCCGTCCTTGCCCACGTAACTGGTCAGCTCGGCCCGCAGGTTGGTCCGGCGGGTCTCCTCCCGCCGCCCCAGCTCGCCCCGCAGCAGCGCGACGTGCACGGCGGACAGCTCAGGTGATGGGTCCACGCCCAGCTCGTTGGCCAGGGTTTCCCTGGTGCGCTGGTACAGCAGCAGCGCGTCGGTGTCACGGCCGGTCGCGGCCAGCGCCCGCATCAGGGCGGCGACGAGCCGTTCGCGGACCGGATGGGCGACCACGAGGTCGGTCAGCTCCGTGATGGTCTCCGCGCTGTGACCGATGCTGGTCTCCGCGTCGAAGCGGTCCTCCAAGGCGGTCAGACGCAGTCCCTCGAGCCGGGTGACCGCCGCGTCGAAGGCCGCGCTGTCCAGCAGACCGACGTCCTGCATGGCCCCACCACGCCACAGGGCCAGGGCATCGCGCAGCCGTCGTGGATCCTCGCGGGCCTCGCTGACCAGGCGCTGGAATCGCACGGCGTCGACGGCGTCCGGTTCGATCACCAGCCGGTAGCCGTTCGCCTGCCCGTCGACCGCCCCGTCCGGCAGCACCTTCCGCAGCCGGGAAACCAGGCGCTGCAAGGCATTCGCCGCGTCGGCCGGCGGGTTCTCGCCCCAGATCCAGTCGACCAGCGACGCCTTCGGGACCACGTGACCGGGATCGAGCGCGAGGGCGGCCAGCAGCCCACGCAGCCGGGCGCCCGGCACGTCGGCCACCGCGCCGTCCGTACGCACCTCGAATGGTCCGAGCATCCCGATCTGCACCGGCCGATTTTGCCACGGGTGATCGACGCGAATCGGTAAGTTGCGCTGACAGCGGTGTCAGCGCCGTGACCGTCCGGTGTCAGCGGGCCCGGCGACTGTGGTGACAGCACACGCCACGAGAGGAACTTCTGATGAGCCAGGGCATGCCCACCGAGCGCGACGCCGGCCCGTTCGACCCGCCGAGCCGGATGAGCGAGCTGCGCGCGACCCGCCCGGTCAGCCCGCTGGTCTTCCCGGACGGCCACGAGGGCTGGCTGGTCACCGGCTACGACGAGGTCCGCCAGGTGCTGGCCGACACCCGGTTCAGCTCCCGCCAGGACATCGGCGTCCTGCACGTGCCGTGGGAGACGCCGGGCATGCCGCCGGCCACCGAGCCGTCCCCGCAGATCCCGGGCCTGTTCATCGCCATGGACCCGCCGGACCACACCCGGTTGCGGCGCAAGCTGATCGGCGCCTTCACGGTGAAGCGGATGAAGATGCTCGAGGAGCACATCATCGAGATCACCGAGCGGCAGCTGGACGAGCTGGCCGCCATGGCCCGGCCGGTCGACCTGGTCACGGCGTTCGCGCTGCCGGTGCCGTCGCTGGTCATCTGCGAGCTGCTCGGCGTGCCCTACGCGGACCGGGCGACCTTCCAGGCCAACTCGGCCCAGTTCCTGGTCAAGGACCAGTCGCTGGAGGAGAAGATGGGCGCGTGGAACGCCCTGACCTCGTACCTGGCCGGGCTGATCACCGCCAAGCGGGCCGAGCCGGGCGACGACCTGCTGTCCGACCTGGCCCGTGACGAGGACCTGAGCGTCGAGGAACTGATCGGCATCGCCTTCCTGCTGCTGCTCGCCGGGCACGAGACCACCGCGAACATGCTGGCACTGGGCACTTTCGCCCTGCTGGAGCACCCGGACCAGCTGGCCGAGCTGCGGGCCGACCCGGAACTGATGCCTGACGCCGTCGAGGAGCTCATGCGCTACCTCGCCGTCGCCGACACGTTCCTGCGCTACGCCACCGAGGACATCGAGCTCGCCGGCGAGACGATCACCAAGGGGACGACGGTCGTCGTCTCGCTGCTGGCCGCCGGCCACGACCCGCAGCGGTTCGAGAACGGCGACACGCTGGACGTGCACCGCAAGGCCCGTGGCCATGTGTCCTTCGGGCACGGCGTGCACCAGTGCCTCGGCCAGCAGCTGGCCCGAATCGAGATGCGGGCCGGCTTCGCCGGGCTGCTGCGCCGCTTTCCGACGCTGGAGCTGGCCATTCCGGCCGGCGAGGTGCGGCTGCGGACCGATATGAGCATCTACGGCGTGCACGAGCTGCCGGTGACCTGGACGGACTAGAGTCGGAGGCCGGACCGGCGGTGAGGAGACGGTGATGGACGAGGACCGGCACGACGTCGTGGACGGCGAGATCGTCGACGACGCCCCGAGCACGGCGGTCGCGGTCCCCTCGACACCGGAACCGACGCTGCCGGAGCCGGACTACAGCGACGGCGGCGTGCCGAGCTTCGACTTCGTCCGGGACAAGATCGAGAACCGGTACACGACGTCGGTGGGCTCGACCGAGCTGGCCGGGCTGGGCACGGAGAACACCGCGGAAGCCCTGGACAAGCAGCTCGCCGACCGTGAGCAGGCGGCCAAGGACCGGCTGGCCGAGATCCGCCGGTCGCTCGGCCAGTAGCTCAGAGGAGGTGGGCCAGCGCCTGGTCCACCACGGGGTGACGGAAGCGGTGCCCGGCCAGTTCCAGCCGGCGGGGCACCACCCGCTGGCTGGCGCTGGCCAACTCCTCGGCCCCCTCCCGGCCGAGCAGCAGGCGGGGACCGATGGACGGAACCGGGAGCACGGCCGGCCGGTGCAGTGCCGAGGCCAGGGCCCTGGTGTAGTCGATGTTGCGAACCGGTTGCGGGGCAACGGCATTGACTGCGCCGGACAGTCCACTGTCGACGATCGCCCGTAGGTAGACGTCGAGCAGGTCGTCGATGCCGATCCACGGCAGCCACTGCCGGCCGGTGCCGAGCCGGCCGCCCAGTCCGGCCGCGAACAACGGGAACAGCAGGCGCAGGCTGCCGCCGCGTGGCGACTGCACGATGCCGGTCCGCACGGTGACGACCCGGACGCCGTCCTCGGCGGCGGCCGAGGCCGCGTCCTCCCAGTCCGCCACCAGGTCGGCGAGAAAGCCTTCGCCGCGCGGACTTTCCTCGGTCAACAGCTCGTCGCCGCGATCGGGGCCGTAGATGCCGACCGCCGAGGCGCTGACAAACGTCGACGGCCGATGCCGCCCGCGTGCGGCCAGCTGTGCCAACCGTAGCGTCGGCTCGATCCGGCTGTCCCGCACGGCGGCCTTGTGCGACGGGGTGAATCGCCCCGCGATCGACGCGCCGGCCAGATGGACAACTGCGTCCACGCCGGCCAGCAGGTCGGCGTCCGGCTTATCGGGACGCCACCGCCGCTCGCTCGCCGAACGCGGTGCGCGCCGGACCAAACGGATCACCTTGTGGCCGCCGGTGGTCAGCAGGGCGGCCAGCTGCGTGCCGATCATGCCTCCGCTGCCGGTGATCGCAACGGTCAGCGGGTCCGGCCGAAGGTCGCGGGACCACCGGTGCGCGGCGAGATCGCCGGCCAGCTGCCGGTGCCGATAGGCGACCATGGACCGCAGCAGCGCGCCCGGCACCGGCGTTTCGATCCGGTCGGTGACCTTGGTCTTCGAGTCACCCTCGGCGGCGAATTCGTGGCTGTGCCGCCAGGACAACACTGTTCGCAGCGGCTGCGAGGCCAGTTCGTCGACGAACCGGTACGGCGGGTCGTACGCGCCCGGCTGGTGCGCGGCCAGCCACCGCAGCCCGCCGGGAAGTCCCAGCACCGCCTGCCCGTCCCGCAGCGACGAGGCCTCCGCGATCACCCGCAGCGGCGCCCACGGCGGCGTCAGGCGAGGCATGGCTCCGGGCCGGCTGTGCCAGGCGAACACCTCGGCCAGCGGGAAGTCGACGACGGTCGACTGCACGATGCTCACGGGTTGAGCTGCCAGACGGCGTAGGTGAGCACGGTGGCGAAGGTAGTCCACGCCCAGTAGGGCAGCAGCAGCACGGCGGCGGCGCGTCGGATCCGCGCGAACAGCACCACTGTCACGCCGATGGCCAGCCACAACACCACGATCTCGGCGAAGGTCGCCCCGAACAGCCGCAGGCCGAAGAAGATCGGCGTCCATGCGGCGTTGAGCAGCAACTGCACCCCGTACGTGGTCAGCGCCCAGCGTGCACCGCCCGTGCCGGCGCGTCGCCAGACCAGCCAACCGGCCACGGCGATCGACACGTAGAGCAGGGTCCAGACCGGGCCGAAGACCCAGGCCGGAGGGGCCCACGAGGGCTGGGCCAGCCGTCCGTAGTCCTGGGCCGTGCGGGTGCTGGCCAGCGCACCGGCCAGCGCCGCGAGCGCCACCGCCAGCCCGAACACCGCGCCGGCGCCGGCCTGCCGGCGGACCGTGAACACCGTCATCATCGCCTCCCGACTTGAACCGATTTCGAATCGATTCTAGGCTCACGGGGACCGGCCCGCCCGGCGAGCGACAGGAGACCGCCATGTCCGACCTGAGCCGACTGCCCGGTCCGATCGCCGAAACCTGGGCCGGCCGGCGGGGCACACCATGACCACGGCCGCCGACCGGGTCACCACGCTGATCTGGACGGTGCTGCTCGACGCCGGCCGAAGCGACCTGACCGACGTGGTGGCCGAGCGCCTGGCCCGAATTCCCGGCCCCGACCTGCGGACTCGCGCGGCGAGGGCGTTACGGGCGGTGCTCGGTGCGGTGATGCCCGAGCGGGACGCGGTGGAGCTGCTCCGGCGCGGCATCGCCCGTGACGAACTCGGCTTGCTCGAGGACGGCGATCGGCGGCTGGTCGAGCGTGCGCGTGACCTCGATGCGGACGGAAGGCGTCGAGCGGTGCGGGTGGTCGCCGAGCTGCTGGACCGGGTGGCTCAGGTGCTGAGCGCGGCGATGCCGCTGAGCTCCGACACCACGGTCACGGCCTCCCGTAGCGAGCTGACCTGGCGCACGTCCGGCGGCACCGACTGCCAGCCGGGACCGGCCACGACGACCGTCGTGTGACCGGACGCCAGCAGGTCGTCGAGCGGGACGAGACCGGCCAGGACCTCGGTGTGCGCCCATACGACCGTCACGGCGGGACGGAGCTGGTCGACGGCCTTGACCAGCGCCGGGGCGGGTACCCGTGCACCGAGGCTCCGATGGGCGCAGCCCTGCTCCGACAGCACGGCGGCCAACGCGTCGAGAGGCAGCGTGTGCTGCTCGTCCGGGGCGCACGCGAGCAGCACGGGCAGCCGACCCCGTTCCCGCGCCGCCGGGATCTGCCGCAACGCGTGCTGGATGCTGGCGCTCGCCATGTGCTCGACCTCGATCGCCGATCCGGCCCCGAGTTCGACCAGTACGGGAGTGAACACTTCCTCCCACGCCGTGGCCACGTCGTGTTCGGCGATCAGCCGCCGCGCGAGCTCACGCATCAGCGGGGCGTCCAACCGCGCCGCGGCCCGGCGAAAGCCGCGCACCGCGGCCGCCGGCGAGAACGGCTCAACCGCAACGCTCGGAGCCTGCGATGCGGACTCGCCGCGAGCAATGGCGGCGGCCGCCGCCGTGCTCATGCCGCTGGCGATCAAAGCGACCATGCGACGGAGCCGGCGCTCGTCACCCTCGCTGTAGCGCCGGTGCCGCCCGTCCTGGCGGACGGTCGGTCCCAGGCCGTACCGGCGATCCCAGGTGCGCAGCGTGTTGGGCGAGACGCCCAGCATGCGGGCCAGCGCACCCGGGGTCCACTCCGGCTCCATCGGCACCTACCTCAGTGCTGGCGTTCATCACCGTCGAGGCGGATTCTAGCCCGAAATCGATCCGAAAACGATTCATCCTGCCGGTGTTACACCGTCCGCAGACCCCAGACGCTGCGGTAGGTCTGCCCGGGCGCCAGCACGATCAAGCCGTCGCCGCTGTTGAACGCGTTGGCGGCGGAGGTCAGCGGCTCGACGGCGATGGCCTGCCGCGCCGGGCGGCCGGGGTCGGGGTAGTCGTCGGAGTAGACGGCGAGGAACTTGTGGTTCTCGTCGGCCCACAGCTGGACCTTGTGCCCGTCCGGCGCCTCGATCTCGGCCAGCGTGCTGTCGGCGGTGGTGCGAACGAGGTCGGTGAAGGCCACGTCGACCTGCGCGGGGCCGATCGGCTTGGGGGAACGGAAGTCGACCGCGGTGCCGGCCACCGGGGCCTTGCCGGTCGGGATGCCGTTGTCGTTGTTGATCAGGTACGTCGAAGCGTTGACGGTGAGCTTGGCCTGGTCCACCGACGGCGGGACGGCGAAGTACGGGTGGTAGCCGCTGCCGAACGGAGCCGGCTGCTTGCCGATGTTGGTCGCGGTGAGGCCGACTCGCAATCCGTTGCGGTCCAGCAGGTACTCCGTCTGGAAGCGCAGCATGAACGGATAGCCGTACTGCGGATACAACGTGCAGCCCAGCACAAGCCGGTCGCGGTCCTGGCGAATCGGCGTCCACGGCAGGAACAACGCGAGGCCGTGCAGGGCGCAGTTGCTCCAGTGCTCGCTGATCGGGGTTTCCTGGGCCGTGCCCTGGAACGTGTAGTTGCCGCCGGCGATGCGGTCCACCCACGGCAGCAGGATCTTGCCCATGTGGCTGTCGCCCAGGCTGTCGTCGGCGTGGTTGGCCAGCACGGGCCGACCGTCCACGATCCATGAGCGCAGCTCGGCCCCGACCTCGGCCACCACCAGACTCTGCTTGCCGCTGGCGACCCGGTACTGCCGCCCGGTGGGCAGAAGCGGCTCGGTCTCGGTCGTGGCGACGGCCGGCGAGCCGCCGAAGGCCAGCGCGGCGCTCGTGCCCGCGACCGTGGCGAGCGCGGTTCTGCGGGAGAACATGCGCATGATCGGACCTCGAATCCTTGTCGTACTCCGAAGAGGCGGCGTGCGATCATGAGAACACGCTGTCCCGCCGTGGATCGGCGGCCGGCCGAGGATTCGGGCGATGAGGGCTCAGGATGTGCCCATCCGGTCGGAAGCGTGCACCAACTCGACCGGTGCCTCGACGTGGCGGGCGCGCAGGAACTCGCCCAGCGACTTGCCGATCTGGTCCAACCCGAGGTGGGCCGAACCGCTGGGCGGGAAATAGTCGCGCAGCACGAAGGAGATGCCACGCAGATTCGGCAGCTCGTACCGTTCGATGGCAACGGAGTCCGCGCAGCCCAACAGTTCCCGCAGGCGATCCGCGGTGAGGTAGGCGGCCAGCCACGGCCAGGCGGCCTCATGAGGGGTCCACACGCCGAGGTTGGCGTTCGCCCCCTTGTCGCCGGCGCGCGCGTAGCCGATCCGTCCAAACGGGACAGTCACGGTTGGTTCGAACGACGTAGGCGGCACGGTGCTGGCGCCCGAAGGCTGGCCGGTGAACGGCGCCATGACCGGAGGGGAGCGATGTCCAGCACCCGGCCGTCGGGCAGGTGCACCTGGTGCGCCAGGTCGGCCTGCCGGATCAGCCCGGGCCAGTAGTCGATCCGCGGCTGCGCGTTGGTCGACCAGCCCTGGTTCATGTCGACGTAGAAGCCGGGGATGCTGCTCAGCGCGTACGAGCCGAGCTGGGCCAGGAACGCGGTCACGGCCCGCTGGGTCGGCGCGGCGACGACGACCTGCGTGGCGACGGTGGCCTGCCACTGGTCACGCGGATCGGCCGCCGGCCGGCCGCACACGAAGAAGTGCAACTCGTCCACCGGGCGGTCCTGTCGGACCTGTTCGGCCTGCGCCTTGAGCATGTCGACCTTGGCATCGACGTCGAGACCGGTGGGAAACAGCCACATCGCACCGCGGTAACCGCGCTGGAAGTTGATGCCCACCTTGGTCGTCTCCGACGCGGCGCTGCCCTTCGCGCCGGTGACCAGGACCCGGTCCGGGCCCTGCTGGGTGAGCTCGATGGCATCGGTGTGCCAGGTGACGTCCGGGTTGAGGTAGCGCGGCCCCTGGATCTCGTACATCAGCTGCGCGGTGACGGTGTCGACGGTGACCGCACCGCCGTCGGCGGCCCGCTTGGTGATCACGAAGCTGCCGTCGTCGGCGACCTCGGCGATCGGGAAGCCGGGCCGCGTGTTGTCGGCGATGCTCGTGAAGCCGGCGAAGTTGCCGCCGGTGGCCTGCGGGCCGCACTCGATGACGTGCGCGGCGGCGGTCGCGCCGGCGATGCGGTCCAGGTCGTCACGGGCCCAGCCGTGCCACCAGGCAGCGGGCCCGGTGACCAGTGAGGCGTCGGCCACGCGGCCGGTGATCACGATGTCCGTGCCCTCGTCCAGGGCGGTCTTGATGCCCCAGCCGCCGAGATAGGCGTTGGCCGCCAGGAAATCGTCCGGGTCGACCGTCGGCGCGGCGCCCGTTTCCAGATGGGCCAGCTGCCCCTGGGCGACGAGATCTTTCGCCGTGTCGGTGAGATCGTCGCCGGTCACGTACGCGACGGACAGGTCGAGACCCTGGTCGGCGATGTCCTGCCGGATCGC encodes:
- a CDS encoding acyclic terpene utilization AtuA family protein, producing the protein MARPIRIANFAGAIGDRFSAFEEAVRGEPVDVVMGDAMAEITMSMIVAGFVDNADARRGFYWEPFLRQLRPQLATVAERKIKVVTNAGIYHPAGLAEAIRQDIADQGLDLSVAYVTGDDLTDTAKDLVAQGQLAHLETGAAPTVDPDDFLAANAYLGGWGIKTALDEGTDIVITGRVADASLVTGPAAWWHGWARDDLDRIAGATAAAHVIECGPQATGGNFAGFTSIADNTRPGFPIAEVADDGSFVITKRAADGGAVTVDTVTAQLMYEIQGPRYLNPDVTWHTDAIELTQQGPDRVLVTGAKGSAASETTKVGINFQRGYRGAMWLFPTGLDVDAKVDMLKAQAEQVRQDRPVDELHFFVCGRPAADPRDQWQATVATQVVVAAPTQRAVTAFLAQLGSYALSSIPGFYVDMNQGWSTNAQPRIDYWPGLIRQADLAHQVHLPDGRVLDIAPLRSWRRSPASLRAPAPCRLRRSNQP
- a CDS encoding BTAD domain-containing putative transcriptional regulator — translated: MQIGMLGPFEVRTDGAVADVPGARLRGLLAALALDPGHVVPKASLVDWIWGENPPADAANALQRLVSRLRKVLPDGAVDGQANGYRLVIEPDAVDAVRFQRLVSEAREDPRRLRDALALWRGGAMQDVGLLDSAAFDAAVTRLEGLRLTALEDRFDAETSIGHSAETITELTDLVVAHPVRERLVAALMRALAATGRDTDALLLYQRTRETLANELGVDPSPELSAVHVALLRGELGRREETRRTNLRAELTSYVGKDGDVAAVRELVADHRLTTLIGPGGSGKTRLATETARTLLDDQADGVWLVELAPIGAGSDVAQATLAALKLRDSLLGDAPDAEPTDRVVAALRDRAMVLVLDNCEHVIESAAAFAHRVLGECRRLRILATSREPLGITGETLWPVAPLVLPAEDADPEKIESSPAVRLLRDRAGAVRKDLGTDAGTSSTLARICRALDGMPLAIELAAARLRTMSVDQLAHRLDDRFRLLTGGSRTALPRHRTLRAMVDWSWELLTDDERSALRRLSVFAGGASQEAAERVCAGDVLDLLTALTEKSLVVAEGDTATRYRLLGTIKEYAQERLSEAGESELARRAHLTYFTDLAETADPRLRGAEQLEWLAELEVEHDNIVAAMRGALAAGDATGAMRLAAAGGWYWWLGGHKNEGNELIVAAAAVPGEVPDRIRAAVYALATGFVTSGLESDQNQAAEWIHEVHEINLRVDGCHPAVRLVAALERLVREPDAFVAVWEPLLADEEPWVRALARLQLGKMRIMAGDGSLEADACLETALAEYRALGERWGMSFALTELADRIAMRGDFTGACEHYEQAIAVVTEVGAIEDVVRMRSRQAQLHWLAGDDSSSAAAMAQAQRTASRVAWPGALVELALGKANLARWRGDVSEARRQLDVATGLLGSAAERAQVRAMRQDLLGYLASDIASARTHRVAAFEAAAEHGNPPVIAQALLGLADLALREDQDEQAARLLAASVGLRGLWDRSQPDVTRIEQAALRRLGESRFAEATEEGTTAGWRELAAVTLAS
- a CDS encoding MerR family transcriptional regulator; protein product: MEPEWTPGALARMLGVSPNTLRTWDRRYGLGPTVRQDGRHRRYSEGDERRLRRMVALIASGMSTAAAAAIARGESASQAPSVAVEPFSPAAAVRGFRRAAARLDAPLMRELARRLIAEHDVATAWEEVFTPVLVELGAGSAIEVEHMASASIQHALRQIPAARERGRLPVLLACAPDEQHTLPLDALAAVLSEQGCAHRSLGARVPAPALVKAVDQLRPAVTVVWAHTEVLAGLVPLDDLLASGHTTVVVAGPGWQSVPPDVRQVSSLREAVTVVSELSGIAALST
- a CDS encoding aldose 1-epimerase family protein; the encoded protein is MFSRRTALATVAGTSAALAFGGSPAVATTETEPLLPTGRQYRVASGKQSLVVAEVGAELRSWIVDGRPVLANHADDSLGDSHMGKILLPWVDRIAGGNYTFQGTAQETPISEHWSNCALHGLALFLPWTPIRQDRDRLVLGCTLYPQYGYPFMLRFQTEYLLDRNGLRVGLTATNIGKQPAPFGSGYHPYFAVPPSVDQAKLTVNASTYLINNDNGIPTGKAPVAGTAVDFRSPKPIGPAQVDVAFTDLVRTTADSTLAEIEAPDGHKVQLWADENHKFLAVYSDDYPDPGRPARQAIAVEPLTSAANAFNSGDGLIVLAPGQTYRSVWGLRTV
- a CDS encoding cytochrome P450; the encoded protein is MSQGMPTERDAGPFDPPSRMSELRATRPVSPLVFPDGHEGWLVTGYDEVRQVLADTRFSSRQDIGVLHVPWETPGMPPATEPSPQIPGLFIAMDPPDHTRLRRKLIGAFTVKRMKMLEEHIIEITERQLDELAAMARPVDLVTAFALPVPSLVICELLGVPYADRATFQANSAQFLVKDQSLEEKMGAWNALTSYLAGLITAKRAEPGDDLLSDLARDEDLSVEELIGIAFLLLLAGHETTANMLALGTFALLEHPDQLAELRADPELMPDAVEELMRYLAVADTFLRYATEDIELAGETITKGTTVVVSLLAAGHDPQRFENGDTLDVHRKARGHVSFGHGVHQCLGQQLARIEMRAGFAGLLRRFPTLELAIPAGEVRLRTDMSIYGVHELPVTWTD
- a CDS encoding TspO/MBR family protein; this translates as MTVFTVRRQAGAGAVFGLAVALAALAGALASTRTAQDYGRLAQPSWAPPAWVFGPVWTLLYVSIAVAGWLVWRRAGTGGARWALTTYGVQLLLNAAWTPIFFGLRLFGATFAEIVVLWLAIGVTVVLFARIRRAAAVLLLPYWAWTTFATVLTYAVWQLNP
- a CDS encoding TIGR01777 family oxidoreductase, whose product is MSIVQSTVVDFPLAEVFAWHSRPGAMPRLTPPWAPLRVIAEASSLRDGQAVLGLPGGLRWLAAHQPGAYDPPYRFVDELASQPLRTVLSWRHSHEFAAEGDSKTKVTDRIETPVPGALLRSMVAYRHRQLAGDLAAHRWSRDLRPDPLTVAITGSGGMIGTQLAALLTTGGHKVIRLVRRAPRSASERRWRPDKPDADLLAGVDAVVHLAGASIAGRFTPSHKAAVRDSRIEPTLRLAQLAARGRHRPSTFVSASAVGIYGPDRGDELLTEESPRGEGFLADLVADWEDAASAAAEDGVRVVTVRTGIVQSPRGGSLRLLFPLFAAGLGGRLGTGRQWLPWIGIDDLLDVYLRAIVDSGLSGAVNAVAPQPVRNIDYTRALASALHRPAVLPVPSIGPRLLLGREGAEELASASQRVVPRRLELAGHRFRHPVVDQALAHLL